In the genome of Planctomyces sp. SH-PL62, the window TGCCAGGGCCCGACGGCAAGATCGACGATTGGAGCCGATCCGCCCTGGACGCGGCCGAGGAGGCCAAGTCTCGATGGGTCCGAATCACGGCCAACATGAGCGCAGGCGCTTATGACATCGCCGTCGCCACGGGCCCGGCGACGGAGCCGAGTTGGCCCGACCCGACGTTCCAGGAGATCATCAAGATCGCGTTCCGGGACAAGATGGTCTCCGACTGGTCCCACCCCGTCCTCCAACGCCTGCGCGGGGAGGTCTGATCGATGCCTCCCGGACATGGCTTGGACGCCTACCGGGAGGTCTGGCTCGCCGATTTCGAGTTCTCGGCCCCACCAGGCGAACGGCCCACCCCCGTTTGTCTGGTGGCTCGGGAGTTCCGGTCGGGCCGGACCATCCGGCTATGGCAAGACGACCTCCGGGGCCGTCGGCTCCCGCCCTATCCGATCGGTCCCGATGCGCTGTTCGTCGCCTACTTCGCATCCGCCGAGCTGGGTTGCCATCTGGCGTTGGGTTGGCCGCTCCCGGCCCGCGTCCTGGATCTCTACGCGGAGTTCCGGAACGTCGCCAACGGCCTCTGTCCGCCCAACGGGTTCGGCCTGCTGGGGGCGCTGATGCGGTACGGCTTGGACGCGATGGACGCGACCGAGAAGGGAGCCATGCGGGAGCTGGCGATCCGGGGCGGCCCCTGGACGGCGGAGGAACGGGAGGCGTTGCTGGCCTATTGCGAATCCGACGTCCTGGCGTTGTCGAAATTGCTCCCTCGGATGCTGCCGGAACTCGATCTCCCCCGGGCCGTGGCCTGCCGGGGCCGATACATGGGGGCCGTGGCCACGATGGAATGGGCCGGAGTTCCGATCGACACGGAAACCCTCTCCCGGCTCCGCGAGGGTTGGGACTCCGTCCAGGAGCGGCTCATTCGGTCGGTCGACTCCCGCTTCGGCGTGTTCGACGGCCGGACGTTCAAGGCCGAGCGCTGGGCCGGTTGGCTGGCCCGATCGGGCGTGTCGTGGCCGAGGCTCGAATCCGGGGAGCTGGCGCTGGACGACGACACGTTCCGGGAGATGGCCCGGAGCCACCCCGACGTGGCCCTCATGCGGGAACTCCGCATCTCCCTCTCCCAACTGCGCCTCCGCGAGTTGGCGGTCGGGTCCGACGGCAGGAACCGCACCCTGCTGAGCCCCTACCGGGCCAAGACGGGCCGGAACGCTCCCTCCAACTCCCGTTTCATCTTCGGACCGTCCACATGGCTCCGGGGGCTCATCAAGCCAGGGCCGGGCCGGGCCGTGGCCTACCTCGATTGGTCGCAACAGGAGTTCGGGATCGCGGCCTCCCTCTCCGGGGATGAG includes:
- a CDS encoding DNA polymerase, which translates into the protein MPPGHGLDAYREVWLADFEFSAPPGERPTPVCLVAREFRSGRTIRLWQDDLRGRRLPPYPIGPDALFVAYFASAELGCHLALGWPLPARVLDLYAEFRNVANGLCPPNGFGLLGALMRYGLDAMDATEKGAMRELAIRGGPWTAEEREALLAYCESDVLALSKLLPRMLPELDLPRAVACRGRYMGAVATMEWAGVPIDTETLSRLREGWDSVQERLIRSVDSRFGVFDGRTFKAERWAGWLARSGVSWPRLESGELALDDDTFREMARSHPDVALMRELRISLSQLRLRELAVGSDGRNRTLLSPYRAKTGRNAPSNSRFIFGPSTWLRGLIKPGPGRAVAYLDWSQQEFGIAASLSGDEAMADAYRSGDPYLAFGKQAGRIPKVGTKQTHGADRELFKACVLGVQYGMGPEALARRIGKPTAYGRELLRLHRETYPAYWRWSGGAETHAMLLGRLHTVFGWTLHVGPDANPRSLRNYPCQANGAEMLRLACCLATDRSLPIIAPVHDAILAEGPAGSIEEIAAETQEAMAEASAVVLDGFRLRSDVKIVRSPERYMDDRGREFWGRVMALLPESREADRRPPVRACQAWLPLVRDPSGIAGGGRVGLQADPCGIATPA